In Candida orthopsilosis Co 90-125, chromosome 6 draft sequence, the following are encoded in one genomic region:
- a CDS encoding Sly41 protein (S. cerevisiae homolog SLY41 has role in ER to Golgi vesicle-mediated transport and localizes to endoplasmic reticulum), with amino-acid sequence MHKSNIYLNDDVQSSTDSIAHSNYAPTPPQSNSPQQTTTTPSSPKRKSKQHLKHHRINNFYSSSQVNPNYSSTNLSKIQHHNQHGSPTFYSNFNDSTTSIGSSPYQLGTPPLLGSHSSSYTSIKNMLPMTPPASETTSPEPKYFDIKQRSVKGKNVGSLLGRVKSLIPPVNYTICSLCFIWYFFSIISSNSIKLILTKYKYPVTVTQLQFLMNAGLSLGLLFISNHYTNERIIPSSILPPNRSMRQFVIPTKFILSTTVPMGCFQFVGHLTSHKATSDIPVSLVHTIKALSPLVTVLVYRFIFNKRYRLRTYLTLIPLSVGIMMTCYKSKKKSVPSTAGQVVAPVNNSYSSGLIFAFISMLIFVSQNMFAKSRLTPNTVTPQESKSIPISKSEPKKLDNLTIIFYCSIVGFLFTCPIYITSEFFNSTFSLAQLDLTILSLVVINGLGHFIQTVIAFQILGLLSPIDYSIANILKRIFIILMSFLWEAKNFTPLQTAGLFTTLVGLYSYDRWGTQR; translated from the coding sequence ATGCACAAACTGAATATTTACCTCAACGATGATGTTCAGTCGTCAACTGACAGTATAGCACACTCAAACTACGCACCAACACCACCTCAATCAAACTcaccacaacaaacaacaacaacaccatcatcaccaaagagAAAATCCAAACAGCATTTGAAGCATCATCggatcaacaatttctaTTCTTCTTCGCAAGTGAATCCTAATTACTCGTCTACAAACTTGTCCAAGATACAGCATCATAATCAACATGGATCGCCCACGTTTTATTCCAATTTTAATGATTCAACCACTTCAATTGGGTCTAGTCCGTACCAGTTGGGTACGCCGCCATTGTTAGGCTCACATAGCTCATCTTACacttcaatcaagaatatGTTGCCAATGACACCGCCAGCCTCTGAAACAACTTCACCAGAACCCAAATACTTTGATATAAAACAACGACTGGTGAAGGGCAAGAACGTTGGCCTGTTGTTGGGGAGAGTCAAATCGTTAATACCACCAGTCAACTACACCATCTGCTCATTATGTTTTATCTGGTACTTCTTTTCCATCATTTCctccaattcaatcaaattgattttaacAAAGTACAAGTATCCAGTTACGGTAACTCAATTACAATTTCTCATGAACGCAGGTTTGAGTTTgggtttgttgtttatttcaaatcattacACTAATGAGAGAATTATTCCATCTAGCATACTCCCACCAAATAGATCAATGAGGCAATTTGTCATACCGACAAAGTTCATCCTTTCTACTACTGTGCCCATGggatgttttcaatttgttggtCATTTAACTAGTCATAAGGCAACTTCTGATATACCGGTTTCACTTGTGCACACTATCAAGGCATTGAGTCCATTGGTAACTGTATTGGTGTATCGttttatcttcaacaaacgTTACAGACTAAGAACTTATCTTACATTGATTCCACTTAGTGTCGGGATTATGATGACTTGTTACAAACTGAAAAAGAAGTCTGTTCCAAGCACAGCGGGTCAGGTTGTTGCCCCAGTAAACAATAGCTACCTGTCTGGCCTCATTTTTGCATTTATTTCCATGTTGATCTTTGTTAGTCAAAATATGTTTGCCAAGAGTAGATTGACACCAAATACTGTAACACCacaagaatcaaaatcaattccaatttccaaaagtGAACCAAAGAAGTTGGACAATTTGACAATCATTTTTTATTGCTCGATAGTGGGATTTCTATTCACATGTCCAATCTACATCACTTcagaatttttcaatagcaCCTTTTCATTAGCACAATTGGACTTGACAATATTACTGTTGGTGGTTATAAACGGATTGGGCCATTTTATCCAAACCGTAATTGCATTCCAAATTCTAGGACTCTTATCGCCCAttgattattcaattgcaaaCATTTTAAAGAGAATATTTATTATACTAATGTCGTTTCTTTGGGAAGCAAAAAACTTTACTCCTTTGCAAACGGCAGGGTTATTTACAACCTTGGTTGGATTATATAGCTACGACAGATGGGGAACTCAGCGTTAA